In a single window of the Nodularia spumigena CCY9414 genome:
- a CDS encoding DUF1997 domain-containing protein, whose protein sequence is MLSTNGEYQSWDIKETVLPVASSLSESEDTPTQTTVGTPTKFYGRYSDSMEMYSPAIKVAEYLESHASWFSRCAEPMKVQPLSENGYAVIIGRFGSFGYDVEPKIGLELLPPEQGIYRIRTIPVPDYHPPGYDVDYQASLQLVENAAQDTNTGFSEITRVEWELDLIVNLHFPKFIQRLPKSLIQSTGDRLLNQIVRQVSRRLTRTVQEDFHQSLGISFPGHSQKKR, encoded by the coding sequence ATGCTTTCGACAAACGGCGAATATCAATCTTGGGATATAAAAGAAACAGTTTTGCCCGTAGCGTCAAGTTTATCAGAATCTGAGGACACACCTACACAAACAACTGTCGGGACACCCACCAAGTTTTACGGTCGTTATAGCGACTCAATGGAAATGTACAGCCCAGCAATTAAAGTTGCTGAGTATCTTGAAAGTCACGCCTCATGGTTTTCGCGCTGTGCTGAACCGATGAAGGTACAACCGTTGAGTGAAAATGGTTATGCTGTGATTATTGGTCGCTTTGGCTCCTTTGGTTATGACGTAGAGCCAAAAATTGGTCTAGAACTTTTACCCCCAGAGCAAGGAATATACCGAATTCGGACAATCCCTGTTCCTGACTACCATCCGCCTGGTTATGATGTAGACTATCAGGCATCGCTACAGTTGGTAGAAAATGCCGCCCAAGATACTAATACCGGTTTTAGTGAGATTACCCGCGTGGAATGGGAATTGGATTTGATAGTTAATCTGCACTTTCCCAAATTTATTCAACGATTGCCCAAATCTTTAATTCAATCTACAGGCGATCGCTTACTTAATCAAATCGTCCGTCAAGTCTCCCGGCGCTTAACTCGCACAGTCCAGGAAGACTTTCATCAATCTCTGGGAATATCCTTTCCCGGTCATTCCCAGAAAAAGCGCTAA
- a CDS encoding DUF4079 domain-containing protein: MSLELSPEVKYWLNFFHPVTMWGLLALSLYAAYLGLQVQRTRGAQGDEKKELIKGRYNIKHYQMGSILLGLMVTGAIGGMAVTYINNGKLFVGPHLLAGLGMTGLIAFSASLSPFMQKGASWARATHIVLNFALLGLFTWQAITGVQIVQRILTNA, translated from the coding sequence ATGAGTTTGGAACTGTCACCTGAAGTTAAATATTGGCTAAACTTTTTTCACCCTGTAACCATGTGGGGACTATTAGCACTCTCACTTTACGCTGCCTATCTGGGGCTACAAGTACAGCGTACCAGAGGCGCTCAAGGAGATGAAAAGAAAGAACTGATTAAAGGTAGATATAACATTAAACACTACCAAATGGGTTCTATACTCTTAGGTTTGATGGTGACAGGTGCTATTGGTGGTATGGCTGTCACCTACATCAATAACGGGAAGTTATTTGTCGGACCGCATTTACTAGCTGGGTTGGGAATGACGGGTTTGATCGCATTTTCGGCTTCTTTATCTCCTTTTATGCAAAAAGGAGCAAGTTGGGCGCGTGCAACTCACATTGTCCTAAATTTCGCTCTTTTGGGACTTTTTACTTGGCAAGCCATCACTGGAGTGCAAATTGTCCAAAGAATTCTCACTAATGCTTAG
- a CDS encoding ankyrin repeat domain-containing protein, which produces MENNDVLLLKSAKSGDIKRLCALLTAGAKVDVCDRDGTTALMLAANLGYTEIVRSLLDAGANINLPRKRYGLTALMLAVSTNQLDIVQLLVSRGADVNAINEDGSTALMAAALKGYIDIVQILLAAGAQVNVTDKDDDTALKLAVKSGNTGVFKLISQNSANVNSLDQEGETLLMIAADLGHLEVVQALLTAGADVNQKNEHGTTALLAAAAAGHSAIPSVSVAIASALIDQGAKINHQDKDGETALHLAVVEGYIDVVQELLKRGANPQITNHLGDTPMLVAALQGHSQIVEILLHSAGKMNGTTLGIPLMLAISQGYIDTVKVLLDYGADANTLGNDSKTALIKATEHNYTGIIRLLLAKGANVNFQDLAGATALMWAVSGGYSGAVQILLQAGADINVKNRGGYTALMIAEFNGYQNIVRSLQKAGAQE; this is translated from the coding sequence ATGGAAAACAACGATGTCTTGCTGCTAAAATCTGCTAAAAGTGGCGATATTAAGCGGCTGTGTGCGCTACTGACGGCTGGTGCTAAGGTGGACGTTTGCGATCGCGATGGGACTACAGCCTTAATGTTGGCTGCCAATTTAGGTTACACCGAAATTGTGCGATCGCTCTTAGATGCTGGAGCAAATATTAACTTACCTAGAAAACGCTATGGTTTGACAGCTTTAATGTTGGCTGTTAGTACCAATCAACTGGACATTGTGCAGCTTTTGGTATCTAGAGGTGCTGATGTGAATGCCATTAATGAAGATGGCAGCACAGCTTTAATGGCAGCTGCACTTAAAGGTTATATTGATATAGTGCAAATCTTACTGGCTGCTGGCGCTCAAGTGAATGTCACAGACAAAGACGATGATACCGCTTTGAAATTGGCTGTAAAATCCGGTAACACCGGAGTCTTTAAATTAATATCACAAAATAGTGCAAATGTCAATAGTCTAGATCAAGAAGGTGAGACACTCTTGATGATTGCGGCTGACTTGGGACATTTGGAAGTTGTACAAGCATTGCTGACCGCCGGGGCTGATGTCAACCAAAAAAATGAACATGGTACTACTGCGCTATTGGCAGCAGCAGCAGCAGGACACAGTGCGATACCTTCGGTGAGCGTAGCTATCGCATCTGCTTTAATAGATCAAGGTGCCAAGATTAATCATCAAGACAAAGATGGTGAAACTGCCTTACATCTGGCTGTTGTAGAAGGCTATATTGACGTAGTGCAAGAGTTACTTAAACGAGGTGCAAATCCCCAAATTACAAATCACCTGGGTGATACACCAATGCTGGTAGCTGCATTGCAAGGACATAGCCAAATCGTTGAGATATTGCTGCATTCTGCTGGAAAGATGAATGGCACAACTTTGGGTATACCTTTAATGCTAGCAATATCCCAGGGATACATAGACACAGTGAAAGTATTACTAGACTACGGTGCTGATGCTAATACTTTAGGGAATGATAGCAAAACAGCTTTAATTAAAGCAACAGAACACAACTACACAGGGATCATTCGCTTGTTGCTGGCTAAGGGTGCAAATGTGAATTTTCAGGACTTAGCAGGGGCAACAGCATTGATGTGGGCAGTCTCTGGAGGCTATAGTGGGGCTGTACAGATATTACTCCAGGCTGGGGCAGATATCAATGTGAAAAATCGGGGCGGTTATACAGCTTTGATGATTGCGGAATTTAATGGATATCAAAATATAGTCCGCAGTCTGCAAAAAGCTGGCGCACAGGAATAG